One Sporomusaceae bacterium ACPt DNA window includes the following coding sequences:
- the phoP_2 gene encoding Alkaline phosphatase synthesis transcriptional regulatory protein PhoP, producing MVQNSVLLVDDDAKLVKLLKIYFEKDGFIAYTAADGIDALMAVREHKPDIMVLDLMMPGLDGWEVCRRLRKDNDIPIIMLTARDEESDRLVGLELGADDYVTKPFSSKEVVARAKVILRRTNRSVLRKEAIKIGGLTIDMDSYQVSRDGEAVDLTPTEFKIVELLATNPGKVYSRLQIAEQVHGYTFEGYERTIDAHIKNLRRKLEANPKEPVYIQTVYGLGYKLAGVAKDE from the coding sequence ATGGTACAAAATTCAGTGTTACTAGTGGATGACGATGCCAAACTGGTAAAGTTGTTAAAGATATATTTTGAGAAGGATGGGTTTATCGCCTATACTGCGGCTGATGGCATTGATGCGTTAATGGCTGTGCGTGAACACAAACCTGATATTATGGTGCTTGACTTGATGATGCCTGGCCTTGACGGTTGGGAAGTATGCCGGCGGTTGCGTAAAGATAATGATATTCCGATTATTATGCTTACCGCCCGCGATGAAGAAAGCGATCGGTTGGTCGGCTTGGAGCTTGGTGCCGACGACTATGTCACTAAACCATTCAGTTCCAAAGAGGTGGTGGCTCGTGCCAAGGTTATATTGCGGCGTACCAATAGGTCTGTTTTACGCAAAGAGGCGATAAAGATTGGCGGCTTGACGATTGACATGGATTCGTATCAGGTAAGCCGGGACGGCGAAGCGGTAGACCTAACACCCACCGAATTTAAGATAGTAGAACTGCTGGCAACAAACCCGGGAAAGGTATATAGCCGCCTTCAAATCGCCGAACAAGTACATGGTTACACGTTCGAAGGATATGAACGGACTATCGATGCCCATATTAAGAACTTGCGGCGCAAGTTGGAAGCCAACCCGAAAGAACCGGTATATATTCAGACCGTCTATGGGCTGGGCTATAAATTAGCCGGGGTAGCGAAGGATGAATAG
- the coq5_1 gene encoding 2-methoxy-6-polyprenyl-1,4-benzoquinol methylase, mitochondrial, protein MAEPFNRETDTIRRRYNRTALFYDWMDKMIPIKLRRKAVEQATGKVLEVGVGTGANLEFYLPGCQVTGIDFSPGMLQKARQKLTKARVPVSLLEMDAQNMIFPDNSFDTVIATCVFCSVPDPIQGLKEVKRVCKPGGRIVLLEHVRSENPFLGWVMDVLNPVALHVIGSNINRETVKNVNEAGIHSYSIEEYSGKIIKLIIASPV, encoded by the coding sequence TTGGCTGAACCATTTAATCGTGAAACCGATACTATCCGTAGAAGGTATAACCGGACTGCTTTATTTTACGACTGGATGGATAAAATGATTCCAATTAAGCTTCGCCGCAAAGCCGTTGAGCAAGCTACAGGCAAGGTATTAGAGGTAGGGGTAGGCACAGGCGCCAATCTAGAATTTTATTTGCCTGGATGCCAAGTGACAGGGATAGATTTTAGTCCAGGCATGTTACAGAAAGCCAGGCAGAAACTAACAAAAGCCAGGGTGCCTGTTTCTCTTTTGGAGATGGATGCTCAAAACATGATCTTTCCTGATAACTCTTTTGATACTGTAATTGCTACCTGCGTTTTTTGTTCAGTACCTGACCCGATCCAAGGCTTAAAAGAGGTCAAGCGGGTGTGTAAGCCGGGCGGGCGGATTGTTCTTCTTGAGCATGTACGCAGTGAAAACCCGTTCTTAGGATGGGTGATGGATGTTCTTAATCCGGTAGCTTTGCATGTCATCGGTTCGAATATTAACAGGGAAACAGTAAAGAACGTGAATGAGGCAGGCATACATTCGTACTCCATTGAGGAGTATTCAGGGAAGATAATCAAGCTTATTATTGCTTCTCCAGTCTGA
- the phoP_3 gene encoding Alkaline phosphatase synthesis transcriptional regulatory protein PhoP — protein sequence MSQRSVLIVDDDVKLVELLQLYFQKDGFVVYTANDGLTALKIARDKQPDILVLDLMLPGMDGWDICRTLRRDSEVPILMLTARDEESDRLVGLEIGADDYVTKPFSPKEVVARVKAILRRTKGTTTTPVPLRMGDVTIDLEQYQITKGGQPVELTPTEFKILELLAKNPGRVFSRLQIVEQTQGYSFEGYERTVDAHVKNLRRKIEDNPKEPVYIQTVYGVGYRMAGIQNE from the coding sequence ATGTCACAAAGGTCGGTTTTAATTGTTGATGATGATGTAAAACTGGTAGAGTTGCTGCAATTGTATTTTCAGAAAGATGGGTTTGTAGTATATACTGCGAATGATGGTCTTACTGCTTTGAAAATCGCCCGGGACAAACAACCAGATATCTTGGTGCTTGACTTAATGCTGCCAGGGATGGATGGTTGGGATATCTGCAGGACGCTAAGGCGGGATAGCGAGGTGCCTATTTTAATGCTGACCGCCCGGGACGAAGAGAGTGACAGATTAGTTGGTCTAGAGATTGGCGCCGATGACTATGTGACGAAGCCGTTTAGCCCTAAAGAAGTGGTGGCACGCGTTAAGGCTATTTTGCGCCGGACCAAGGGGACAACTACAACGCCTGTACCGCTTCGAATGGGTGATGTAACCATTGACTTGGAACAATATCAGATAACAAAGGGCGGACAACCTGTTGAGCTCACGCCGACCGAGTTTAAGATACTGGAACTGTTGGCGAAAAATCCAGGCAGGGTATTCAGCCGCTTGCAAATTGTTGAACAGACGCAAGGATATTCTTTTGAAGGCTATGAACGCACCGTTGATGCACATGTCAAGAATCTGCGGCGGAAAATCGAGGATAACCCCAAAGAACCAGTATACATTCAAACCGTGTACGGTGTAGGTTACCGTATGGCAGGTATCCAAAATGAATAG
- the sasA_1 gene encoding Adaptive-response sensory-kinase SasA: protein MLKPLADEKEIIVEENLTSGLPQIIADSDRICQIFYNLITNAIRYTSTSGKVSVSTELTNLAEQDWVKVPVADNGPGIDSAGLPYIFDHFYRGDKSRDRKSGGTGLDLAAKYILGEGSAFHVVLPVKVHEKVIMSSSVLHNDHVLYTYQDKAN from the coding sequence ATGCTAAAACCGCTTGCTGACGAGAAAGAAATTATTGTCGAGGAGAACTTGACATCTGGGTTGCCTCAAATTATCGCTGATTCCGACAGAATATGTCAGATATTCTATAACCTTATCACTAACGCTATTCGCTACACATCGACCAGCGGGAAAGTAAGCGTTTCTACTGAGCTAACAAATCTCGCAGAGCAAGACTGGGTAAAGGTCCCAGTCGCCGACAATGGCCCAGGTATCGACTCTGCCGGTCTACCATATATTTTTGACCACTTTTACCGGGGTGATAAATCACGGGATAGGAAAAGTGGGGGTACGGGTCTTGATTTGGCGGCAAAGTACATACTGGGTGAAGGGAGTGCTTTTCATGTCGTGTTACCTGTAAAAGTTCACGAAAAAGTCATAATGTCTTCATCAGTTCTTCACAATGATCATGTATTATATACCTATCAAGACAAAGCGAACTAA
- a CDS encoding IS3 family transposase ISDha6 produces the protein MKQEGIHVKVAKKFKATTNSKHHLPVAENILNREFVASKPNQKMVSDITYLWTDEGWLYIAAVMDLCGQKIVGLSMSDRMTKELVINALDSVCKRVRSPRGLLIHSDRGSQYCSNEYQNLLKRHGFICSMWRKGNCWDNAPMEAFCGKMKYEWLNE, from the coding sequence ATGAAACAAGAAGGCATTCACGTCAAAGTAGCTAAAAAATTCAAAGCAACGACCAATTCCAAGCATCATTTACCGGTAGCCGAAAATATTCTAAACCGCGAATTTGTAGCCTCTAAACCTAATCAAAAAATGGTCAGTGATATAACGTATCTATGGACTGACGAAGGTTGGTTATACATAGCTGCCGTTATGGATTTATGCGGTCAAAAAATCGTAGGGTTATCAATGAGTGACCGAATGACGAAAGAACTTGTTATTAACGCTTTGGACAGCGTATGCAAGCGAGTCCGATCACCACGCGGCCTACTCATTCATTCCGACCGTGGCAGTCAGTATTGCTCGAATGAGTATCAAAATCTGCTGAAGCGACATGGATTTATCTGTAGCATGTGGCGAAAAGGGAATTGCTGGGATAATGCGCCCATGGAAGCCTTCTGCGGTAAAATGAAATATGAGTGGTTGAATGAATAG